The nucleotide sequence CCCCGGGCAGCAGCGTCATGATCGCCGAGATGAACTCGATCTGGGCGGCGACGCTGTGCACCATGTCCGAGGTGTGGCCGTCCTGCTTGACCTCGTCGTCGAGTTCGGTGCGGATCTCGACGTCCGTCGGGTCCAGTTCGGTCTCGATCCACGGGCCGATGGGGCAGAACGAGTCGAAGCTCTTGCCCCGGGTGAACTGCACGTCGGCCCGCTGCAGATCGCGGGCGGTGACGTCGTTGGCCACCGTGTAGCCGAGGATCACCGACTGCGCGTTCTCCGCCTTCACGTCACGGCAGGGACGGCCGATGACGACGGCCAGCTCGCCCTCGAACTCCACCCGCGAGGACGAAGGCGGCAGCAGGATCGGGGCGCCGGGACCGATCACCGACGTCGACGGCTTCAGGAAGATCAGCGGCTCCTCCGGCACGGCGTTGCCCAGCTCGGCGGCGTGGTCGGCGTAGTTGCGCCCGACGGCGACCACCTTCGACGGCAGGATCGGGGCCAGCAGCCGGGTCTGGCCGAGGGGCCATTCCCGACCGGTGAACTCGGGCACGCCGAAGGGATGATCGAGGATTTCCTTGGCGACCAGGTCGTCGGTGTCGGCCGATCCGTCACCGGTCCCCTCGATCACCACGAAGGCGACGCCGGTGGGGTGGGCGATCCGGGCCAGACGCATGTGGGTTCCTTAGGGACGAACGGACTTCGAGGTGAACGGGGTCCGAGATGAACGGGGGCCGGGGCCGGTGGGGTCAGGCGGACGACGGGCGGAGCGCGAACACCAGGGAGTCGACCAACGCCTGCCACGACGCCTCGACCACGTTGGTGTGAACGCCCACGGTCGTCCACTCGGGCGAACCGGCTGCCATCGTCGAGGTCGATGCAAGCAGCACCCTGGTCACCGAGTCGGTACCGGCGTGGTCGGCCAGGATCCGCACCTTGTAGTCGACCAGCTCGACACCTGCCAGCGCCGGCAGGTGCTCGGCCAGTGCGCTGCGCAGCGCGGAATCCAGTGCGTTCACCGGGCCGTTGCCCTCGGCCGTGGCCACCACCCGCCGTCCGCCGACGTGCACCTTCACGGTTGCCTCCGACTGGACAGAACGGCCGGCCCCCGGGGTGTTCGCCGTGTTCTCCACGATCACCCGGTAGGACTCCAACTGGAACGGCGCGGCCAACTGCTCGCCGTTGGCCGCGGCCATCTCGTCGCGCAGCAGCAGCTCGAAGGAGGCGTCAGCGGCTTCGAAGCTCCAACCGGCGGCCTCCCGCGCCTTGATCGTGTCCACGACCTTCGAGACGACCTCGGGCTGTCCGGCGAGATCGATGCCGAACTCCTTGGCCTTGAGCTCGACCGAGGCCCGCCCGGCCATCTCGGTGATCAGGATGTGCATGTCGTTGCCGACCACCTCGGGATTCAGGTGGTTGTACAGCTCCGGATCGACCTTGATGGCCGAGGCGTGCAGACCGGCCTTGTGCGCGAATGCGGAGGACCCGACGTAGGCCTGGTGCGAGTCGGGGGCGATGTTCGCGAGCTCGGCCAGCGCATGCGAGACGCGCACCATCTCGCTGAGGCGGCCGTCGGGCAGCACCGGCAGATCCATCTTCACCACGAGATTGCCCAGGACGGCGAACAGGTCCGCGTTACCGGCCCGCTCCCCGTAGCCGTTGGCGGTGCACTGGACGTGGGTGACCCCGGCCTGGACCGCGGCGATGGTGTTGGCCACGGCACACCCGGTGTCGTCCTGGCAGTGGATGCCGAGCCGGAAACCGGTGCGGTCCCTGACCTCCGCGACGACCCCGTGGAGGCCGACCGGCATCATGCCGCCGTTGGTGTCGCACATGACGATGACATCCGCCCCGGCCTCCACGGCGGCCTCGGCCACCCGGATGCCGTAGTCGTGATCATGCGCGTAGCCGTCGAAGAAGTGCTCGCAGTCCAGGAAGACCCGCCGTCCCTCGCCGACCAGGTAGGCGACGGTGTCGCCGACCATCGCCAGGTTCTCCTCGAGGGTGGTGCGCAGCGCGCGTTCCACGTGCCGGACGTCGGACTTGGCCACCAGGGTGATGATCGGTGCCTGGGAGTCCAGGAGAGCACGCACCTGCAGGTCGTCGCCGGCCCGCACGCCGGCCTTGCGGGTCGACCCGAAGGCGACCAGTTGCGCCGACGTCAGGGCGAGTTCTCCGGCAGCAGCTCTGGCGAAGAACTCGGTGTCCTTGGGCATGGCACCGGGCCATCCGCCCTCGATGAAGCCGACGCCGAGCTCGTCCAGCAGTGTCGCCACGGCGATCTTGTCGGCCACGGAGTAGGTGATGCCCTCGCGTTGGGCGCCGTCGCGCAGCGTGGTGTCGAAGACATGGAACGCATCACCCAGCGGCGAGAGCTGCAGCGATGACGCCGGCAGGCCCGACCGCGGCGTTGCGGGTGCGGTAGTACTCATGTCGCGGAACTCCTGAGGTGGGGAACGTCGAGCGGGCCGACCCGTGGGCGGGCACGGCAGCGTGCATCCCACTCGTCGACGGCGGGTGGTGCCCACCGGCGACGACCGGGTTGGTGCGGACCTGGTCCAGTCATTGTCCCCTGTGCGGCCTCAGCTGGACGCCAGCGCCGCCAGTCGGTCGCCGACCGCGGTGGTCTTGCCCGCCGAGCCGGGCTGCCGGGTGGCCAGGTCGAAGGCCACGGCGGCCTCGACCCGGCGGGCCGCATCCGGCAGGCCGAGATGATCGAGCAGCAGCGCGACGGACAGCACGGTCGCAGTCGGGTCTGCGGTGCCGGCGCCGGCGATGTCCGGCGCACTCCCGTGCACCGGTTCGAACATGCTGGGGTTCGCGCCGGAGACGTCCAGATTGGCCGAGGCGGCGAGCCCGATACCGCCGCAGACCGCGGCGGCCAGATCGGTGAGGATGTCGCCGAACAGGTTGTCGGTGACGATGACGTCGAATCGGCCGGGATCGGTGACCAGGTAGATCATCGCGGCGTCGATGTGCGAGTAGGCCACGCTGACGTCCGGGAACTCCATCGACACCTCTTCGACGACGCGGCTCCACAGCTGGCCGGCGTGGACCAGCACGTTCGTCTTGTGCACCAGTGTCAGGTGCTTGCGCGGGCGGCGTGCGGCCCGTCGGAACGCGTCGCGCACCACCCGTTCGACGCCGAAGTAGGTGTTCAGGGAGACCTCGGTGGCGATCTCGTGCGGGGTGTCCTTGCGGAGCAGTCCGCCGTTCCCCGCGTACGGACCCTCGGTTCCCTCGCGCAGCACCAGGAGGTCGATGGCCTGGTCACCGGCCAGCGGGCCGACGACTCCCGGATACAGGCGGGCGGGGCGGAGGTTCACGTGGTGGTCGAGCTCGAACCGGATGCGCAGCAGCAGCCCGCGCTCGAGGATTCCCGACGGCACGGTCGGGTCGCCGACGGCGCCCAGCAGGATCGCATCGTGCTCGCGCAGCTCGCGCAGTACCGAATCCGGGAGCAGTTCACCGGTGCGGTGCCAGCGTGCGGCACCGAGGTCGTAGGTGGTGGTCTCGACCGACGGCACGACACCCGTCAGGACCTTGAGTCCCTCGGCGACGACCTCGGGACCGATGCCGTCACCTGGAATGACCGCGAGCTTCATGTTCAACCATTTCTGTCCACGTTCCTGTCGGCCGGCATCGGCCTGAACTGGACAACGAGAGGGGCAGGGTGCGAGAGATCCGCTGCGCAGCCGGGACGCACTCGAACGAATTCAGCTGGGCAGGTGGGGCGGCAGAGATACTGCGAAGGGTAGCGGT is from Nakamurella sp. PAMC28650 and encodes:
- a CDS encoding fumarylacetoacetate hydrolase family protein, with protein sequence MRLARIAHPTGVAFVVIEGTGDGSADTDDLVAKEILDHPFGVPEFTGREWPLGQTRLLAPILPSKVVAVGRNYADHAAELGNAVPEEPLIFLKPSTSVIGPGAPILLPPSSSRVEFEGELAVVIGRPCRDVKAENAQSVILGYTVANDVTARDLQRADVQFTRGKSFDSFCPIGPWIETELDPTDVEIRTELDDEVKQDGHTSDMVHSVAAQIEFISAIMTLLPGDIILTGTPAGVGQMVAGQTVSVTVEGIGTLTNPVLDR
- the cimA gene encoding citramalate synthase, which gives rise to MSTTAPATPRSGLPASSLQLSPLGDAFHVFDTTLRDGAQREGITYSVADKIAVATLLDELGVGFIEGGWPGAMPKDTEFFARAAAGELALTSAQLVAFGSTRKAGVRAGDDLQVRALLDSQAPIITLVAKSDVRHVERALRTTLEENLAMVGDTVAYLVGEGRRVFLDCEHFFDGYAHDHDYGIRVAEAAVEAGADVIVMCDTNGGMMPVGLHGVVAEVRDRTGFRLGIHCQDDTGCAVANTIAAVQAGVTHVQCTANGYGERAGNADLFAVLGNLVVKMDLPVLPDGRLSEMVRVSHALAELANIAPDSHQAYVGSSAFAHKAGLHASAIKVDPELYNHLNPEVVGNDMHILITEMAGRASVELKAKEFGIDLAGQPEVVSKVVDTIKAREAAGWSFEAADASFELLLRDEMAAANGEQLAAPFQLESYRVIVENTANTPGAGRSVQSEATVKVHVGGRRVVATAEGNGPVNALDSALRSALAEHLPALAGVELVDYKVRILADHAGTDSVTRVLLASTSTMAAGSPEWTTVGVHTNVVEASWQALVDSLVFALRPSSA
- a CDS encoding 3-isopropylmalate dehydrogenase; protein product: MKLAVIPGDGIGPEVVAEGLKVLTGVVPSVETTTYDLGAARWHRTGELLPDSVLRELREHDAILLGAVGDPTVPSGILERGLLLRIRFELDHHVNLRPARLYPGVVGPLAGDQAIDLLVLREGTEGPYAGNGGLLRKDTPHEIATEVSLNTYFGVERVVRDAFRRAARRPRKHLTLVHKTNVLVHAGQLWSRVVEEVSMEFPDVSVAYSHIDAAMIYLVTDPGRFDVIVTDNLFGDILTDLAAAVCGGIGLAASANLDVSGANPSMFEPVHGSAPDIAGAGTADPTATVLSVALLLDHLGLPDAARRVEAAVAFDLATRQPGSAGKTTAVGDRLAALASS